From a region of the Helianthus annuus cultivar XRQ/B chromosome 5, HanXRQr2.0-SUNRISE, whole genome shotgun sequence genome:
- the LOC110940760 gene encoding uncharacterized protein LOC110940760: MDDLDSSDEELIRRKRAAGELGGEGSSVRAEELVQYEPRHSGYSWGVFDDEMQARVDSSLPPEYADWELWQKAIYDQGTRQDVNREQQHDELMAYMHRSDQVRHMDAQMELNLQAYDRNQIRRHLDYYAGVPIVENPPYVDYSQLPPYEPGMPRHPMPQVHGSMWLPRQYSEPHFQSSYPYRPPPYEYPVQQQHQEPQSSSAQQQEQQGGHLADIFDMSSFYEHLGGFYGGPPGPSYQ; this comes from the coding sequence ATGGATGACTTAGACTCCAGCGATGAGGAGTTGATAAGAAGAAAAAGGGCAGCTGGAGAACTTGGTGGCGAGGGGTCTAGTGTTCGAGCAGAAGAACTGGTACAGTATGAGCCGAGACATTCGGGTTATTCATGGGGAGTGTTTGACGACGAGATGCAAGCGAGAGTAGATAGTAGTCTGCCACCTGAGTATGCTGATTGGGAATTGTGGCAGAAGGCTATCTATGATCAAGGGACGAGGCAGGATGTCAATAGAGAACAACAGCATGATGAGTTGATGGCGTACATGCATCGATCTGATCAGGTAAGGCATATGGATGCTCAAATGGAACTGAATTTGCAAGCTTATGACAGGAATCAAATTCGAAGGCATCTGGATTATTATGCCGGGGTCCCCATTGTTGAAAATCCACCGTATGTGGATTATAGTCAGTTACCTCCGTATGAGCCAGGCATGCCTCGACATCCGATGCCTCAAGTACATGGCTCAATGTGGCTCCCGCGACAGTATTCGGAGCCACATTTTCAGAGTTCGTACCCGTACCGGCCACCACCGTATGAGTATCCTGTGCAGCAACAACATCAAGAGCCTCAGTCGTCATCTGCACAGCAACAGGAGCAGCAAGGAGGGCATCTAGCAGACATATTTGATATGAGCTCATTCTATGAGCATTTGGGCGGTTTTTATGGTGGGCCACCGGGTCCGTCATATCAGTGA
- the LOC110943313 gene encoding uncharacterized protein LOC110943313 — translation MPNLYRSTLYDQGNNSGDFDDGYEEYDNYMGQNERQVVNTGSYERQTVGLGAAERVNQGNVGYQQYVQPTPIQQIPQQYHQPDPLNQQPAPRRPVVDIPLPPPAPQMQGQPRPLPRNLHRPVILPEGIPRRNNQGPVRGIESHFRPAIVNNPSPVVIPHLQGGRSFEVRTQSISSLPKFHGHAHEEPYLHIAAYDARCNTISSQGFSVDDVKLVLLQFTLEDKAQQWFHSLPSASIFTWGEMQQQFLDEFYTHLRTNNARKDIRAFRQQPGELFHEAFNRFKMMLKNCPHHEIYLWELINTFHEGLTDEDARDVNSISNGTFGMNYEEDDWEYLERNARASKRKAQSSRSARHSTVRAVENPPEVNGQFPLCGHCGDLGHRADQCPGIIGENEDVNYVQGGGGGRNFNRQSNTYHPGLRNHPNFSYGNANNQQNPGFQGNNQSGGQRNFNQNRFQGNFQGGYQNDQRGQAGSSNTSGGNDIMEMLKSIQLDLQSRRLELKNLAQKEEMREKVVQSLTTQMAQLATDVKDLKQNSGKLPSDTTPNPAHQKKGSPVGQVSTLRSGRNYHKVDTPPQPMDGVVEDLGENGESDDESEPNIVKSNGKNTRPTTSEPVKAKEGESILPPFPEALKDPGNTKIINKRGPQPEEILEVFKQVKINLPLIDAIKQVPAYAKYLKDLCTQKRQHKVPKKVDLTDTVSAVLNGVLPPKLRDPGTPLISIQVGDFKMSRALLDLGASVSILPGSLYDQYDFGPLRRADTTVVLADLTPKLPRGIVRDVIVKVEEFFFPVDFLVLDYVSAD, via the coding sequence CGGCCGAGAGAGTCAATCAAGGGAACGTAGGGTATCAACAATATGTGCAACCAACGCCTATACAACAGATTCCACAACAATATCATCAACCTGACCCACTCAATCAGCAGCCTGCTCCAAGAAGGCCGGTAGTGGACATTCCATTACCACCGCCGGCACCTCAGATGCAGGGTCAGCCAAGACCGCTGCCACGAAACTTACACCGACCAGTGATTTTACCGGAAGGAATTCCACGTCGAAATAATCAAGGTCCAGTTCGAGGTATAGAGAGCCACTTCAGGCCTGCTATAGTTAACAACCCATCACCGGTTGTGATCCCACATTTACAAGGAGGGCGGTCATTCGAAGTACGAACGCAATCAATATCCAGTCTGCCTAAGTTTCATGGTCATGCACATGAAGAACCATATCTACACATTGCTGCATATGATGCACGTTGCAACACAATCAGCAGCCAAGGTTTCTCAGTTGATGATGTGAAATTGGTACTTCTCCAATTCACACTTGAAGACAAAGCGCAGCAATGGTTTCATTCGCTACCGTCAGCTTCGATATTCACCTGGGGCGAAATGCAGCAGCAATTTTTAGATGAGTTCTATACTCATTTGCGTACTAACAATGCAAGGAAAGATATTCGAGCGTTTCGACAACAGCCCGGTGAGTTATTTCACGAAGCGTTCAATCGTTTCAAAATGATGCTCAAGAACTGTCCACATCATGAGATATATTTATGGGAGCTTATTAATACATTCCACGAAGGCCTAACAGATGAAGATGCCAGGGATGTAAATTCAATATCCAATGGTACTTTTGGAATGAATTACGAAGAAGATGATTGGGAATATTTGGAAAGAAACGCAAGGGCGTCAAAACGCAAGGCTCAATCTTCTAGAAGTGCACGACATTCGACAGTGAGAGCAGTAGAGAATCCACCGGAGGTAAATGGTCAGTTTCCATTGTGTGGACATTGTGGAGATCTAGGGCATAGAGCGGATCAATGCCCAGGCATAATTGGTGAAAATGAAGATGTGAACTATGTACAAGGTGGGGGTGGTGGAAGAAATTTCAACAGGCAATCCAACACATATCACCCGGGCCTTAGAAATCACCCGAATTTTAGCTATGGGAATGCGAATAATCAGCAAAATCCGGGATTTCAAGGCAACAATCAGTCTGGTGGTCAAAGAAACTTCAATCAGAACAGATTTCAGGGCAACTTTCAAGGTGGCTACCAAAATGATCAAAGAGGACAAGCTGGGTCGTCTAACACTTCGGGGGGTAACGATATAATGGAGATGTTGAAATCAATTCAGCTCGACTTACAGAGTCGAAGACTTGAATTGAAAAATCTTGCTCAGAAGGAGGAGATGCGAGAGAAAGTCGTTCAATCATTAACTACACAAATGGCCCAACTTGCAACCGATGTGAAGGATCTGAAACAGAATAGTGGGAAACTACCAAGTGATACAACACCAAATCCCGCTCATCAAAAGAAAGGCAGTCCAGTCGGCCAGGTAAGTACTCTACGTAGTGGTAGAAATTATCACAAGGTCGACACTCCACCACAGCCCATGGATGGTGTGGTGGAGGATTTAGGTGAAAATGGTGAGAGTGACGATGAGTCGGAGCCGAACATTGTTAAAAGTAATGGTAAAAACACCCGACCTACAACTTCTGAACCAGTCAAGGCTAAGGAAGGGGAATCTATTCTACCTCCCTTTCCTGAAGCCTTGAAGGATCCGGGTAACACGAAAATAATCAATAAAAGGGGACCTCAACCGGAGGAAATTTTAGAGGTatttaaacaagtaaaaatcaacTTACCCTTAATTGACGCCATTAAACAGGTTCCGGCTTATGCTAAGTATCTAAAGGATTTGTGCACTCAAAAACGGCAGCACAAAGTCCCTAAAAAAGTTGATCTCACTGATACAGTTAGTGCCGTATTGAATGGGGTCCTTCCACCTAAGCTACGAGATCCCGGAACGCCTTTAATTTCTATACAAGTTGGCGATTTTAAAATGAGTAGGGCGTTGTTGGATCTCGGAGCTAGCGTGAGTATCCTTCCGGGAAGCTTGTacgaccaatatgattttggtccactgCGTCGTGCCGACACAACTGTTGTGTTGGCAGATTTGACCCCTAAGCTTCCTCGAGGAATAGTTCGCGATGTGATAGTTAAGGTGGAAGAGTTCTTTTTCCCTGTTGATTTTTTGGTGCTTGACTATGTCTCTGCTGATTAA